A section of the Elusimicrobiota bacterium genome encodes:
- a CDS encoding tetratricopeptide repeat protein — translation MKRYLIFFAALSLGTAVALRAQDNEFAQPPAAAPEVVAEPVQPTAPAAAPKTEAAPKAAEAKPEAKPETKPEAKPEAKEEPKAKEEPKKEEPKQEVKKEEPKPEPKAEPKPEPAPAPAPVVEPKPAAKGKTAGKPAKKAPKQLSPEEILASSFQTLKSGAEDQNPELRNAALEDLRVFVQQHPDAEAAPEALGILARQEEYRPAMVDWLHLAYEYPESNVALKAKSEYLDLVNKRMSGKLKPGLSALAKSPDAEDKAERLAQLVLGLAEKSGDALYEPAAAEMRRFQVRFPDYKENDRILWSLAQLHLANGKYAAALMTYRELLSYQGSAYREKSQFATAELFSDKLKRYKEAVDAYQSFLDLYPESAQVLDALQRVAVLYADRLDQAPLAVETYERIIKLFPKTDGALKAFNAEAKLQRDRLKDSEAAVKTYVRITEQFRYPQAAEALLNAAELARKDLKDFKREVELRSKLAADFPLVKEAPEQLYQAAQVLEDDAKDLDGAVKLYQDTASKFPDSKQGKKAGERANKLLQKKG, via the coding sequence ATGAAACGCTATCTCATCTTCTTCGCCGCACTATCGCTGGGAACCGCTGTCGCGCTCCGGGCTCAGGACAACGAGTTCGCTCAGCCTCCGGCCGCGGCGCCGGAGGTCGTGGCCGAGCCGGTCCAGCCTACGGCTCCTGCTGCGGCGCCTAAGACCGAGGCCGCGCCCAAGGCCGCCGAGGCCAAGCCTGAGGCGAAGCCGGAAACCAAGCCCGAGGCGAAACCTGAGGCCAAAGAGGAACCCAAGGCCAAGGAAGAGCCGAAGAAAGAGGAGCCTAAGCAGGAGGTCAAGAAAGAGGAGCCCAAGCCGGAACCCAAAGCCGAGCCGAAGCCTGAGCCGGCCCCGGCCCCCGCGCCTGTCGTGGAGCCCAAGCCCGCGGCCAAGGGCAAGACCGCAGGCAAGCCGGCCAAGAAGGCTCCCAAGCAGCTTTCCCCGGAGGAGATACTGGCCAGCAGCTTCCAGACCCTGAAGTCCGGGGCCGAGGACCAGAATCCGGAGCTGCGCAACGCCGCGCTCGAGGATCTTCGGGTCTTCGTCCAGCAGCATCCGGACGCCGAGGCGGCTCCCGAAGCCTTGGGCATCCTCGCCCGGCAGGAGGAGTACCGGCCGGCCATGGTGGACTGGCTGCACCTGGCCTACGAGTACCCGGAATCCAACGTCGCCCTCAAGGCCAAGTCCGAGTACCTGGACCTCGTCAACAAGAGGATGAGCGGCAAGCTCAAGCCGGGCCTGAGCGCTTTGGCCAAGTCGCCTGACGCCGAGGACAAAGCCGAGCGCTTGGCCCAACTGGTCCTCGGCTTGGCGGAGAAATCCGGCGACGCCCTCTATGAGCCTGCGGCCGCCGAGATGCGCCGCTTCCAGGTCCGCTTCCCGGACTACAAGGAAAACGACCGCATCCTCTGGAGCCTGGCCCAACTGCACCTGGCCAACGGGAAGTACGCCGCGGCTCTGATGACCTACCGCGAGCTGCTGTCCTACCAGGGCAGCGCGTACCGGGAGAAGTCCCAGTTCGCCACGGCCGAGCTCTTCTCCGACAAGCTGAAGAGGTACAAGGAGGCGGTGGACGCCTACCAGTCCTTCCTCGATCTGTATCCTGAGAGCGCGCAGGTCCTCGATGCCCTGCAGCGCGTGGCCGTGCTCTACGCGGACCGTCTCGACCAGGCTCCGCTGGCCGTGGAGACCTACGAGCGCATCATCAAGCTCTTCCCCAAGACGGACGGGGCGCTCAAAGCCTTCAACGCGGAGGCCAAGCTGCAGCGCGACCGGCTCAAGGATTCGGAGGCCGCGGTCAAGACTTATGTGCGCATCACCGAGCAGTTCCGCTACCCGCAGGCCGCCGAAGCCCTGCTCAACGCCGCCGAATTGGCGCGCAAGGACCTCAAGGACTTCAAACGCGAGGTGGAGCTGCGCAGCAAGCTCGCCGCCGACTTCCCTCTGGTCAAGGAGGCTCCGGAGCAGCTCTACCAGGCCGCCCAAGTCCTGGAGGACGACGCCAAGGACCTCGACGGGGCGGTCAAGCTCTACCAGGACACGGCGTCCAAGTTCCCGGATTCCAAGCAGGGCAAGAAGGCGGGCGAGCGCGCCAACAAGCTCCTGCAGAAGAAAGGCTGA
- a CDS encoding RNA methyltransferase: MTKAVRRSEIRFVLVRPRDPNNIGAVARAMANFGLSDLVLADPYPPVWREARSAVGAVDLLKRASALPLEEAVKGAALVLGTCGSARRLQKPVVSLPGLGEFLGERLTAGGTLAVLFGNEKTGLTRAELGHCHAVVRIPTAPEVPSMNLGQAAALLAYELSRGVRVPRAVAPDLAPAPAEQIEVLVREHLRAFKVLDYMQGVPGAEQSRRVRDALKRLQPCRKDAGLLLGILRRV, encoded by the coding sequence ATGACCAAGGCTGTCCGCCGATCGGAGATCCGGTTCGTCCTAGTCCGCCCCCGCGACCCCAACAACATCGGCGCGGTCGCCCGCGCCATGGCCAACTTCGGCCTGAGCGACCTCGTCTTGGCCGATCCCTATCCGCCGGTCTGGCGGGAGGCTCGTTCCGCCGTTGGCGCGGTAGACCTGCTCAAGCGCGCCAGCGCCCTCCCTCTGGAGGAGGCTGTCAAAGGCGCTGCCTTGGTCCTGGGGACCTGCGGGTCGGCGCGGCGGCTGCAAAAACCCGTGGTGAGCCTGCCCGGGCTCGGAGAGTTCCTGGGAGAACGGCTGACCGCCGGAGGGACGCTCGCGGTGCTCTTCGGCAACGAGAAGACCGGCCTGACGCGCGCGGAGCTCGGCCATTGCCACGCGGTGGTGCGCATCCCCACGGCGCCCGAGGTCCCGTCCATGAACCTCGGGCAGGCCGCCGCCTTGCTGGCCTATGAGCTCAGCCGCGGCGTCCGCGTCCCGCGCGCGGTGGCGCCCGACCTGGCCCCGGCCCCGGCCGAGCAGATCGAGGTCTTGGTGCGGGAGCACCTGCGGGCCTTCAAGGTCTTGGACTACATGCAGGGAGTCCCCGGGGCCGAGCAGTCCCGGCGGGTGCGCGACGCGCTCAAGCGCTTGCAGCCCTGCCGCAAGGACGCTGGCCTGCTTCTCGGCATCCTGCGCCGAGTCTAG
- a CDS encoding GAF domain-containing protein: MTDWYGPAALAHAAAAGLGMILCALFWVFWRRHKKAWLAERNSDLLRELADSGRIARLNRVYTVLSSANHAIVRARGRTELIAETCRVTAERGEFPLVWAGFIDAATNRVVPAARAGTAARHYSQHWISALDVTEGRGLSGRAIRENRPVVLRDILADPGMLPWHKLARAAQLRSGAAFPLTIGGRPVGVLSIAAAEVGFFDEMEVKLLAELAMDLSYALEKLEQEDRRREAEQALSAERDRLETVTRHAGVGLAVFSREHRTVWANQVMQDIFGDAVGRTCNEIFGVREEEDADCIIRETFASGAQRVERELTGRGADGRRIWSQIIASPMRDAAGEVAAVLLAVVPTTERKLLEEQLRQAQKMDAVGRLAGGVAHDFNNLLTAIRGYAELLTEDIPLDDKRHKDAREILMAADRASTLTRQLLAFSRRQVLAPQVVDIDEAVADIADLLRRLVGAPVQLILRLEPALGLVRVDPGQLQQVVVNLALNARDAMPMGGTLTIATRNMRPEASPDRDHPGPAAGPGVALEISDTGEGMDERTLSHIFEPFFTTKPKGKGTGLGLSTAFGIVKQSGGDISVQSQPGRGSTFRIQFPRCEQAKSAKSPSEPADVPRGSETVLLAEDETPVRALAERLLRRQGYTVLGAKDGAEALEAAQRHPGPVHLLLTDVVMPGLTGPELAERLSAQRPDMKVLYTSAYAEESVLNGRILGPGIAFLPKPFSRARLLRKVRETLDAPVTARRI; this comes from the coding sequence ATGACCGACTGGTACGGGCCGGCGGCCCTGGCGCATGCCGCTGCCGCGGGCCTGGGGATGATCCTGTGCGCCCTGTTCTGGGTCTTCTGGCGGAGGCACAAGAAAGCTTGGCTCGCCGAGCGCAACAGCGACCTGCTGCGCGAGCTGGCCGACTCCGGCCGCATCGCCCGACTCAACCGCGTCTACACGGTCCTGAGCTCGGCCAACCACGCCATCGTCCGCGCGCGCGGGCGGACTGAGCTCATCGCAGAGACCTGCCGCGTCACGGCCGAGCGGGGAGAATTCCCGCTGGTCTGGGCGGGGTTCATCGACGCGGCCACCAACCGCGTCGTTCCGGCGGCGCGGGCCGGCACGGCCGCCCGGCATTACTCCCAGCACTGGATATCGGCGCTCGACGTAACGGAGGGGCGGGGCCTGAGCGGCCGCGCCATCCGCGAGAACCGCCCCGTGGTGCTGCGCGACATCCTGGCCGATCCCGGCATGCTCCCCTGGCACAAGCTGGCCCGCGCCGCGCAGCTGCGCTCCGGCGCCGCCTTCCCCCTGACCATCGGCGGCCGGCCCGTGGGAGTGCTGAGCATCGCCGCGGCGGAGGTCGGCTTCTTCGACGAGATGGAGGTCAAGCTCCTGGCCGAGCTGGCCATGGACCTTTCCTATGCCTTGGAGAAGCTGGAGCAGGAGGACCGGCGCCGGGAAGCGGAGCAGGCCCTGAGCGCAGAGCGCGACCGTCTGGAGACCGTCACACGCCACGCGGGCGTGGGCCTGGCGGTGTTCTCCCGCGAGCATCGCACCGTCTGGGCCAACCAGGTCATGCAGGACATCTTCGGGGACGCCGTGGGCCGGACCTGCAACGAGATCTTCGGGGTGCGGGAGGAGGAGGACGCCGACTGCATCATCAGGGAGACTTTCGCTTCCGGGGCCCAGCGCGTGGAGCGCGAGCTCACCGGGCGCGGCGCGGACGGCCGCCGCATCTGGTCGCAGATCATCGCCAGCCCCATGCGCGACGCCGCGGGCGAGGTCGCCGCGGTCCTGCTGGCCGTGGTCCCCACCACGGAGCGCAAGCTGCTCGAGGAGCAGCTGCGCCAAGCCCAGAAGATGGACGCCGTCGGCCGCCTGGCCGGGGGCGTGGCCCATGACTTCAACAACCTCCTCACCGCCATCCGCGGCTACGCCGAACTGCTGACCGAGGATATCCCCCTGGACGACAAGCGGCATAAGGACGCCCGCGAGATTCTCATGGCCGCGGACCGCGCCTCGACCCTGACCAGGCAGTTGCTCGCCTTCAGCCGCCGGCAGGTCCTGGCGCCGCAGGTCGTCGACATCGACGAGGCCGTGGCCGACATCGCCGACCTCCTGCGCCGCCTGGTCGGCGCCCCGGTCCAGCTCATCCTGCGCCTGGAGCCGGCCCTGGGCCTGGTGCGGGTGGACCCCGGACAGCTCCAGCAGGTCGTCGTGAACCTGGCGCTCAACGCGCGCGACGCCATGCCCATGGGCGGGACCTTGACCATCGCGACCCGCAACATGAGGCCGGAGGCGAGCCCGGACCGGGACCATCCGGGACCCGCGGCCGGCCCCGGCGTGGCCCTGGAGATCAGCGACACCGGCGAAGGGATGGACGAAAGGACCCTGAGCCACATCTTCGAGCCCTTTTTCACCACCAAGCCCAAGGGCAAGGGCACGGGGCTGGGGCTCTCCACGGCCTTCGGCATCGTCAAACAGAGCGGCGGAGACATCTCGGTGCAGAGCCAGCCCGGACGGGGCTCCACCTTCCGCATCCAGTTCCCGCGCTGCGAGCAGGCCAAGTCCGCCAAGTCTCCGTCCGAGCCCGCAGACGTGCCTCGGGGCAGCGAGACCGTGCTCCTGGCCGAGGATGAGACACCCGTGCGCGCGCTGGCCGAGCGGCTTTTGCGCCGGCAGGGCTACACGGTCCTCGGCGCGAAGGACGGCGCCGAGGCCCTGGAGGCGGCGCAGCGCCATCCCGGGCCGGTGCACCTGCTCTTGACCGACGTGGTCATGCCCGGGCTCACCGGCCCGGAGCTGGCGGAGCGGCTCTCGGCGCAGCGCCCCGATATGAAAGTGCTCTACACCTCGGCCTACGCGGAGGAGTCGGTCCTCAACGGCCGCATCCTAGGGCCGGGCATCGCCTTCCTGCCCAAGCCCTTCAGCCGCGCCCGGCTGCTGCGCAAGGTCCGGGAGACCCTCGACGCGCCAGTGACGGCCAGACGGATCTAG
- a CDS encoding SDR family oxidoreductase: protein MAEPKLLITGASGFIGSRLLRELSGPWQSLGTRLELCAPEKVERALLALAPAAVVHTAALADPDECQRQPELAARVNTDGAHAVARACRRLKARLVHFSTDLVFDGQGSWYKETDRPRPISVYGRTKLAAEDAVLAECPDAAVLRVASVYGRALGGRPSFLDTVRDRLSRGQTLKCFTDQWRTPTPCAQLPEVVAALLGRPELGGLFHWAGATRASRQEFCAAVCRAFGFPESLLEPCRLAEARFAAPRPRDVSLDSGRLSGLIAIPPWTLAEGLSRARRDW from the coding sequence ATGGCCGAGCCCAAGCTCCTCATCACCGGCGCCTCGGGATTCATCGGCAGCCGCCTGCTGCGCGAGCTCTCGGGACCGTGGCAGTCCCTGGGCACGCGCCTCGAACTCTGCGCGCCCGAGAAGGTCGAGCGGGCCCTGCTCGCGCTGGCGCCTGCCGCCGTGGTCCACACCGCGGCGCTGGCCGACCCGGACGAATGCCAGCGCCAGCCGGAGCTCGCGGCCCGGGTGAACACCGACGGGGCGCACGCCGTGGCCCGGGCCTGCCGGCGGCTCAAAGCGCGCCTGGTGCACTTCTCCACGGACCTGGTCTTCGACGGCCAAGGCTCCTGGTACAAGGAGACGGACCGGCCCCGGCCCATCAGCGTCTACGGCCGCACCAAGCTCGCCGCCGAGGACGCGGTGCTCGCCGAGTGCCCGGACGCGGCGGTGCTGCGGGTGGCCTCGGTCTACGGCCGAGCCCTCGGCGGCCGGCCGAGCTTCCTCGACACCGTCCGCGACAGACTGTCCCGCGGACAGACGCTCAAGTGCTTCACGGACCAGTGGCGCACTCCCACGCCCTGCGCCCAGCTGCCTGAGGTCGTGGCCGCCCTGCTGGGCCGCCCCGAGCTGGGCGGGCTTTTCCATTGGGCCGGGGCGACCCGGGCCTCGCGCCAGGAGTTCTGCGCGGCCGTCTGCCGGGCCTTCGGCTTCCCGGAGAGCCTGCTCGAGCCGTGCCGCTTGGCCGAGGCGCGCTTCGCCGCGCCCCGGCCGCGGGACGTCTCCCTGGATTCCGGAAGACTCTCCGGCCTCATCGCGATCCCGCCCTGGACCCTGGCCGAAGGGCTCTCCCGCGCGCGCCGCGACTGGTAG
- a CDS encoding twitch domain-containing radical SAM protein, with protein MEELLKRSQVFCLAPWTNLTVRADGGIFPCCVADLSLPVGRLGDRTLAEAWDGEALRRIRRDMLAGRESPGCRWCYDEERWGTCSLRQSLNTRLAGHFPLVAATREDGSLARLNLACLDLTFSNECNFRCRICGPHNSSAWYADAQRIGILEEGRTDILRAAGAADLVRQIEPLLPGVEEIHLSSGGEPLITEEHRRLIVLLVEKKLFHVRLSYNTNFSTLTHGGSDFAELWDQFETVRVVASLDGMGRRGEYLRKGQDWEQAVRNRRRMLAVCPRVEFSLAPTLCAMNALHLPDLHQAWCESGFIAPEAFRLNILRVPRCYSLVILPGPLKDRVAQRYRAYGAALPAACGSLRLDLQAATNFMLGAQDAPSLEMFRSLTRRLDRIRGEDFAEVFPELAELLGPPSREG; from the coding sequence ATGGAGGAGCTCCTGAAGCGGTCCCAGGTCTTCTGCCTGGCGCCCTGGACGAACCTGACCGTGCGCGCCGACGGCGGCATCTTCCCTTGCTGCGTCGCCGACCTGAGCCTGCCCGTGGGCAGGCTGGGGGACCGGACCTTGGCGGAGGCCTGGGACGGCGAGGCCTTGCGGCGCATCCGCCGGGACATGCTGGCGGGGCGGGAGAGCCCTGGATGCCGCTGGTGCTACGACGAGGAGCGCTGGGGCACCTGCAGTCTGCGCCAGTCGCTCAACACCCGGCTGGCCGGTCATTTTCCCCTGGTGGCCGCGACCCGCGAGGACGGGAGCCTGGCGCGGCTCAACCTGGCCTGCCTGGACCTCACCTTCTCCAACGAATGCAACTTCCGGTGCCGGATCTGCGGCCCCCATAACAGCAGCGCCTGGTACGCGGACGCCCAACGGATAGGCATCCTGGAGGAAGGCCGGACGGACATCCTGCGCGCCGCCGGCGCCGCGGACCTGGTCCGGCAGATCGAGCCGCTGCTCCCCGGCGTCGAGGAGATCCACCTGTCTTCGGGAGGCGAGCCTCTGATCACGGAGGAGCATCGGCGCCTCATCGTTCTGCTCGTCGAAAAGAAGCTGTTCCACGTGCGGCTCTCCTACAACACCAACTTCTCGACCCTGACGCACGGCGGCAGCGACTTCGCGGAGCTCTGGGACCAGTTCGAGACCGTGCGCGTGGTCGCGAGCTTGGACGGCATGGGCCGGCGCGGGGAGTACCTGCGCAAGGGGCAGGATTGGGAGCAGGCGGTCCGCAACCGGCGGCGGATGCTCGCGGTCTGTCCGAGGGTGGAGTTCTCTCTGGCTCCGACCCTATGCGCGATGAACGCGCTGCACCTGCCCGATCTTCACCAGGCCTGGTGCGAGAGCGGCTTCATCGCCCCCGAGGCCTTCCGCTTGAACATCCTGCGCGTGCCCAGATGCTATTCGCTGGTCATCCTCCCCGGGCCGCTCAAGGATCGGGTCGCGCAGAGGTACCGGGCCTACGGCGCCGCCCTGCCGGCCGCCTGCGGCTCTCTGCGGCTGGATCTGCAGGCCGCGACCAACTTCATGCTCGGCGCGCAGGACGCGCCGTCACTGGAGATGTTCCGGAGCCTCACCCGGAGATTGGACCGGATCCGAGGAGAGGACTTCGCGGAGGTGTTCCCCGAGCTCGCGGAGCTTCTCGGCCCGCCCAGCCGGGAAGGATGA
- the ppdK gene encoding pyruvate, phosphate dikinase, protein MPASVLSRRSSTSSAKSVKIGKPVYFFGGGRADGNESMKNLLGGKGANLAEMAGHPDLRLPVPPGFTITTEVCTYYWANKRTYPKGLRELVSDNLARVEKLTDKKFGDAQNPLLVSVRSGARKSMPGMMETILNCGLTEATIPGMVAQTRNERFVYDAYRRLIMMYSDVVMEKAANITPAEDQGIRRQLERIMDEAKKRKGVKLDTELSAQDLQELCSKFKAKVQEVLGQPFPDDPMEQLWGSVGAVFASWMGKRAVSYRRIEGIPEEWGTAVSVQSMVFGNMGDDSATGVGFTRNPGTGDCRFYGEFLVNAQGEDVVAGIRTPEPINEASRSDQSRDLKSLEQLMPAVYKELADIVKRLEKHYRDMLDIEFTIEKGRLYMLQCRVGKRNGPAAVKVALDMLKEKLISKDEAAMRVTPSQLDELLHPIVDPKAEATHKPLGKGLPAGPGGAKGQIVFTANDAVAWAKEGKKVILVREETNPEDVEGMRAAQAILTARGGMTSHAALVARGWGKCCVVGCGALEIDLHKKTVKTEDGKVLKEGDWITLNGSKGLVYEGEMPMLDASESNQILEDFLKVCNQLRRLKVRANADTPEDAARARKFGAEGIGLFRVEHMFYGKGSEQPLFKLRKMIVSKTEAERRAALAELFPHVKSDIKATLKAMAGLPVTIRTIDPPLHEFVPHEAAKLAELAQSLNISLDELEKRASGLRESNPMMGHRGVRLGITYPEVTEMQVRAIFESAVELAQEGIKTLPEIMIPVVCVETELNNQFALVEKVYQEVLKAKGVRVIPHLVGTMIEIPRACIVADRLAEVAQFFSFGTNDLTQMGFGFSRDDTGGFMGDYLKHGILPADPFQTIDQDGIGELMRMGVERGRKTRKDLKIGICGEHGGEPASVEFCHSLGFSYVSCSPFRVPIAILAAAQAVVKEKPAKKK, encoded by the coding sequence ATGCCAGCATCCGTCCTGTCCCGCAGATCCAGCACCTCGTCCGCCAAGTCCGTGAAGATCGGCAAGCCCGTCTATTTCTTCGGCGGCGGCAGAGCCGACGGCAACGAGTCCATGAAGAACCTTTTGGGCGGCAAAGGCGCCAATCTCGCCGAGATGGCCGGCCACCCGGACCTGCGCCTGCCCGTGCCCCCCGGCTTCACCATCACCACGGAGGTCTGCACCTACTACTGGGCCAACAAGCGCACCTATCCCAAGGGCCTGCGCGAGCTGGTCAGCGACAACCTGGCCCGCGTGGAGAAGCTCACCGACAAGAAGTTCGGCGACGCTCAGAACCCTCTGCTGGTCTCCGTGCGCTCCGGCGCGCGCAAGTCCATGCCCGGCATGATGGAGACCATCCTCAACTGCGGCCTCACCGAGGCCACCATCCCCGGCATGGTCGCCCAGACCAGGAACGAGCGCTTCGTCTACGACGCCTACCGCCGCCTGATCATGATGTACTCGGACGTGGTCATGGAGAAGGCCGCCAACATCACCCCGGCCGAGGACCAGGGCATCCGCCGCCAGCTCGAGCGGATCATGGACGAGGCCAAGAAGCGCAAGGGCGTCAAGCTCGACACCGAGCTCTCCGCCCAGGACCTCCAGGAGCTCTGCTCCAAGTTCAAGGCCAAGGTCCAGGAAGTCCTGGGCCAGCCCTTCCCGGACGACCCCATGGAACAGCTCTGGGGCTCGGTCGGCGCGGTCTTCGCCTCCTGGATGGGCAAGCGGGCCGTCTCCTACCGCCGCATCGAAGGCATCCCCGAGGAGTGGGGCACCGCGGTCAGCGTGCAGTCCATGGTCTTCGGCAACATGGGCGACGACTCGGCCACCGGCGTGGGCTTCACCCGCAACCCGGGCACCGGCGACTGCCGCTTCTACGGCGAGTTCCTGGTCAACGCCCAAGGCGAGGACGTGGTGGCCGGCATCCGGACCCCCGAGCCCATCAACGAGGCCTCCCGCAGCGACCAGTCCCGCGACCTCAAGAGCCTCGAACAGCTCATGCCCGCGGTCTACAAGGAGCTCGCGGACATCGTCAAGCGCCTGGAGAAGCACTACCGGGACATGCTCGACATCGAGTTCACCATCGAGAAGGGCCGGCTCTACATGCTGCAGTGCCGCGTGGGCAAGCGCAACGGCCCCGCCGCCGTCAAGGTGGCGCTGGACATGCTCAAGGAGAAGCTCATCAGCAAGGACGAGGCGGCGATGCGCGTGACCCCCTCCCAGCTCGACGAGCTCCTGCACCCCATCGTGGACCCCAAGGCCGAGGCCACGCACAAGCCTCTGGGCAAGGGACTGCCCGCGGGCCCGGGCGGAGCCAAGGGCCAGATCGTCTTCACGGCTAACGACGCCGTGGCCTGGGCCAAGGAAGGCAAGAAGGTCATCCTGGTCCGCGAGGAGACCAACCCCGAGGACGTGGAAGGCATGCGCGCGGCGCAGGCCATCCTCACCGCCCGCGGCGGCATGACCTCGCACGCGGCCCTGGTGGCCCGCGGCTGGGGCAAGTGCTGCGTGGTCGGCTGCGGCGCCCTGGAGATCGACCTGCACAAGAAGACCGTCAAGACCGAGGACGGCAAGGTCCTCAAGGAAGGCGACTGGATCACCTTGAACGGCTCCAAGGGCCTGGTCTACGAAGGCGAGATGCCCATGCTCGACGCCAGCGAGTCCAACCAGATCCTGGAGGACTTCCTCAAGGTCTGCAACCAGCTGCGCCGCCTCAAGGTCCGGGCGAATGCCGACACGCCGGAAGATGCGGCCCGCGCCCGCAAGTTCGGCGCCGAGGGCATCGGCCTGTTCCGGGTGGAGCACATGTTCTACGGCAAGGGCTCGGAGCAGCCGCTCTTCAAGCTGCGCAAGATGATCGTGTCCAAGACCGAGGCGGAGCGCCGGGCCGCCCTGGCCGAGCTCTTCCCGCACGTCAAGTCCGACATCAAGGCGACCTTGAAGGCCATGGCCGGCCTGCCGGTCACCATCCGCACCATCGACCCGCCGCTGCACGAGTTCGTGCCGCACGAGGCGGCGAAGCTCGCCGAGCTGGCCCAGAGCCTGAACATCAGCCTCGACGAGCTGGAGAAGCGCGCCTCCGGCCTGCGCGAGTCCAACCCCATGATGGGCCACCGCGGGGTACGCCTGGGCATCACCTACCCCGAGGTCACCGAGATGCAGGTCCGCGCCATCTTCGAGTCCGCAGTCGAGCTGGCCCAGGAAGGCATCAAGACCTTGCCCGAGATCATGATCCCGGTGGTCTGCGTGGAGACGGAGCTGAACAACCAGTTCGCCCTGGTCGAGAAGGTCTATCAGGAGGTGCTCAAGGCCAAGGGCGTGCGCGTCATCCCGCACTTGGTGGGGACGATGATCGAGATCCCGCGCGCCTGCATCGTGGCCGACCGCCTGGCTGAAGTCGCGCAGTTCTTCTCCTTCGGCACCAACGACCTCACGCAGATGGGCTTCGGCTTCTCGCGCGACGACACCGGCGGCTTCATGGGCGACTACCTCAAGCACGGCATACTGCCCGCGGACCCCTTCCAGACCATCGACCAGGACGGGATCGGGGAGCTCATGCGCATGGGCGTGGAGCGCGGCCGCAAGACCCGCAAGGACCTCAAGATCGGCATCTGCGGCGAGCACGGCGGCGAGCCCGCGAGCGTGGAGTTCTGCCACTCCCTGGGCTTCAGCTACGTGTCCTGCTCGCCCTTCCGGGTTCCCATCGCCATCCTGGCCGCGGCCCAAGCCGTGGTCAAGGAGAAGCCGGCCAAGAAGAAGTAG
- a CDS encoding response regulator yields MVADDSEHLLECAGKLGCLGYAADGVSSAEDAIALVRERRYDAILTDNILPGMTGLRSIPELARWTSAPVLVMSGAGDPGSGKDALLLGARAYLRKPLDFGRLHRELQGLRVDRPAA; encoded by the coding sequence ATCGTCGCAGACGACTCCGAACACCTGCTCGAATGCGCGGGGAAACTGGGCTGCCTGGGCTACGCTGCCGACGGCGTCTCCAGCGCGGAGGACGCGATCGCGCTGGTCCGCGAACGCCGCTATGACGCCATCCTGACGGACAACATCCTCCCGGGAATGACCGGCCTGCGCTCGATACCCGAGCTCGCCCGCTGGACCAGCGCCCCGGTCCTGGTCATGAGCGGCGCTGGCGACCCCGGCTCCGGGAAAGACGCCCTTCTGCTGGGGGCGCGGGCTTATCTCAGGAAGCCCCTGGACTTCGGCCGCCTCCATCGCGAGCTGCAGGGGCTCCGCGTGGACAGGCCCGCGGCCTAA
- a CDS encoding metalloregulator ArsR/SmtB family transcription factor, giving the protein MKDKNLVFKIKADFLKSLAHPLRLQIIEHLKSREASVGEMVKGLGVEQSGLSKHLSILRMAGILSSRQEKATVFYSVRDADIFHVLRPIAEILRKKLKESQSVLAHLGQV; this is encoded by the coding sequence ATGAAGGACAAGAACCTCGTCTTCAAGATCAAGGCCGATTTCCTGAAGTCCCTGGCGCACCCGCTCCGCCTGCAGATCATCGAACACCTCAAGAGCCGGGAGGCGTCGGTCGGGGAGATGGTCAAAGGGCTCGGCGTCGAACAATCGGGGTTGTCGAAGCATCTCTCCATCCTCCGGATGGCGGGGATACTCTCCTCCCGGCAGGAGAAGGCGACGGTGTTCTACTCCGTGCGCGACGCCGACATCTTCCACGTCCTGCGGCCCATCGCCGAGATCCTGCGCAAGAAATTGAAAGAGAGCCAAAGCGTGCTGGCCCATCTCGGGCAGGTCTGA